ttattaaaaattaggggttaaatggtaatttttattaatttaacaaaaaCAAAAGGTTGGGAAATCTTACGGTACAACAGCAGCATCAGAGATGCTGGGATGGGCAATCAACATTGCTTCGAGTTCGGCTGGGGCGACCTGGAAGCCTTTGTACTTGATCAACTCTTTTAATCGATCAACGATGAAGagctcatcatcatcatcaatatACCCTACATCACCTGTATGCAACCATCCCTCTTTGTCTATGGTGTTAACTGTGGCCTCTGGATCATTCAGATAACCTGCCAAATCCATGGACCTACAAGTattaatttcacaatttttttactaattaaattataatagaataaattatttataattttttatttaaattttcaattgaatttaaaattaaattattaaaatattatttatttatatttaaattattacaattttttatacaattaacttcaatgaaaattcaaacttaagatattataattttaaaaataattttaatatcattgaattatttattttttattataatactattataatttttttttatgataaataGGTATCTCAATTCAATagattaaaattaatcatatttgcATCGGGTCGGTCAACTAAGAGGTGAAATGCTTCTAATAGGTATTGTCTTTATTCACGAGAATCAAACACTCGACCTCACTTAAAGAATAAAAGTGACAAACCATTTATATCAAAcacatattaattatataaatataatttaatttcatatgattaaaaaaatagaaGAGATATATAAATGCATCAAtcaataatgatgttaattaataggatttttttttaaggttttgccttttagACAATGAAAAGGgtgtctttaatgaaataatgtAAGTGTTCAATTTACATGGATGTGGACATTGATTTGAAGCTTCACCTAAAGTAAAACCATTAATTAATGGGTCATGTAGCTTGAGGATAAAAAAAATTAGGTGGCAAATCCTATTttcattatccacataaatacaaaaataaaaagGTTTTTCATCTAATTAAGATTTCAATTTTATTCTAATGATAAAAGACTAAAAAATGAGATATCAAAAATTAAGAGCTCTCTAAATCATTTACATTCTTGTtggttaattatttttatttgtttcatATGTTTATTTGCTTATTaatgttattttcattttattaaattataaattaattgaaatttatattttgtatttgtatttttatatttcttttaaaaaattagattctaTAAATTATTAGCAGCATTCAACAGCCAAACTAAACACCCTCATAATATTATAAGACATATAGTAATAACTATAAGataataatcatttaataaaattaataaatatgcacgttttaaatatttatatttgtgtACGAATGCTTACAATTGCCATATATATTTTATGTGGTTGGTAACAAGATAAGTTACAattgccatatatatatatatatatttgattctaGGCCACGTGATAcaagatttattattattattattattattattattattattattgttattttaaaCTAGGGATATGTGACTTTCAAGatgtatcaaaataaaaaaatggtGCAAGGCATGAAGATAAGTTGTTGaccaactaattaactaatgaaacgtgaagggtataaaataatatatttattgataatataaatataaataaataaataaaaataatttgtgCACCTTTCATGATTTGACTACCCCTAATGCAAATCTCTCCGGTCTGATTTCGGGGCAACGAGTTGCCGGTTTCGGGGTCGACGATCTTCATCTCGGCGTTTCTCACGACGGTCCCACAGGCGCCGGATTTGATCTCGAAAGGTTCCTTTGCAAATGCCAGACACATTGATAACACTGGTCCTGCCTCTGTCATTCCGTAGCCCTGCATATGTTTCTCTAATTATTTAGATCACACcattattatatatatacatattataaagtacttctcaataaaatcaaatcgtatttttatcaattgaattaatattattaagtaaTATTCATATATTAAAAGAGGGATTGTTTTACTGTTCTTAAAACAGTGAAAAGTCCTTTTTATCCTTATCTAtaacttaattaaaaagatttgaataatcaataaattttaatttaattaaataatattaaatttattttcaaaatgaGGTAGGTTTTGACTTAGAGTCCTAACCTAACCGAAATTAATTGTACAAGCTAATTAGCTTACTTCCCAtctaagctaaaaaaaaaaaatcaaatgattGACAACACTAAAGAGGACAAAAAATTGTCCTACCAAgataaggaaagaaaaagaaaccaTATATCATATAATGCTAATCATTCCAAATTAAAGAACAATCAATTCAAACAAATTTCCCATTAGCCTATTTTAATTAAACTAATAATACCCCATATCTTGTAAATCAAGACTTAATTACCTGTCCAAGTTTTGCATTTGGAAGCTTAGCCCTCACAGTATCCTCTAGCTCCTTTCCCATCGGAGCTGCACCGGACATCACCGTCCGAATAGAAGAAAGATCATACTCATCAACCACTGGACTCTTTGCAATTGCCAGGACGATCGGAGGCACGAACGGAGCTATTGTCACCTTATATTTTTGTACAAGCTCCATTAATGCAATGATCTCGAACTTTTGCATGATTAAAATTGCAGCACCAACTCTCAGCCCACAAAGCAACACTGAATTTAGAGAATAGATGTGAAACAATGGCAAGACACAAAGAATCACATCCTTCTCATGAAAATAAAGATTTGGGTTATCTCCGTCAACTTGTTGTGCCACGCTTGTGACAAGTCCTTTATGAGTTAACATAACACCTTTAGGCAGACCTGTGGTCCCCGATGAATATGGAAGGGCCACCACATCGTCGGGGTTGATATTGACTGCGGGGATATTATTCTCATCGGCTTCTGTCAATTCTGAGAAGTGTAAACAACCGTCTGGTGGTGAATCAGTTGTCATTATCTTGATATCATTTTCTTTAGCGAATTGCTTCACTTTCTCAGCGTAAGCTGCTTGTGTTACTATCAACTTCGCCTTCGATGCAGTTGCTTGTTTCGCGATCTCCGCCGGAGTGTAAAAAGGATTGGCAGTTGTGCTAATAGCACCGCGATATGATGCACCAAGAAATGCAAACACAAATTCTTGAGAGTTTTGGAGCAAAAGCATTATAACATCGCCTTGTTGGATACCTAACTTGTCGAGGCCGGCGGCGACTTTTCTTGATATGAGTTCAACATCGGCGTAAGTGTAGATATCGCCAGTAGCGCCATTGATCAAGCAAGGATTGTCTTTGAATTGGGAAACTTTTTCGAAGCAATATGTGTGTAAAGGAAGGTGATTTGGGATGTAGATATCTGGGAGCTTGGAGCGGAAAATGAATTCTTGTTGATCAATCTTGGCCTCCATtgttgaagagagagagagagaagagaaaggGTGGGTGTTTGGTTTTGCTTCTCTGGTTGGTTTTGAGGTTTGGTTGAGGTAATATACAAGTAGGTGGTGGTAGAGGGAGCTGCTGAAAGGAAGTTGAAAGCGATTTCAGTATCTGCTAAGGCTATAAAAAATGGAAAGGTGAATAAATGTATTTTTAATCTTatgtttattaaaaaattaataaaattatgtttgATAGCATAATGGTTgcaatatttattaataattaataattataaaaataatataaaattaaaaattataatagttaatttttaattattaaaattaataattaatatttaattaatgcgaacttaaatttaataatattaaaatcgtttttaaaattataaagttttgaatttaaattttaattaaatgtaattaaaataaaaattaaataatttcaagtggagaaaaataattgttaaaataaattttaataattagatTTTATTTAGTATTGGAAAAGTTTGTTGATCGTCAAGTCACCTAATTTGGGCAAATTCCTGCAAGCTGAAAATTTAGAGTTGGTGAAGGGCAATTTTGGATGACGTGGAGACTGACCTGGATGTTTTGACGGGAAGCCACCATTCAGATAACACGTAAGATTTTACCTAACAGACCGAAACTTGCCTTCCCGCTCATCCTCCCatgttttaaaatttaaatttatttcatattaaattaaaatttattcttaaatattcaaattcattccaaattttattattattataaaaaatatttaattttatttaattgtatatattttaattaataatttatataaaaaattatttttattgataatttatattttaaaattttaataatttcataaaatatttaaaatttattttatttaaaataaaaatataaaaatttataaatattattataaaaatatatattttatatttaattaaatatttatataaacgaatTTAAATAATTGATACTCAACATGTAAAATCTCAATCGACTCaaaatttttcacaaatattaTTCTTTAAATCTAAAtatgtcttaaatttaattatataatatctaAATTTAACCTATTAAAATTTGATCaaatcaaatacctaaaaaaatctAATTCGTTGACATCTTGACGCGAACTCTTATCCCTGTTTGAGGATATTAgtaaatcataattaaatcataGAGGTATTGCAAAAAATCGTAAAATTGTCTTTGGTTTAtttctaaataataattatttaatttttaaattaattttattaataaatgaataGCAACCATTTAAATTaagtttattaattattttttaatttaaaaaaactagaattaaaaaattgtcctatttataaaataaaattttaaaactaacatttgttaaattaaaaataattgacagacttaatagttaatttaaatgatagcaattaatttattaaaaaattttaaatttaagaagtaaattattattattattattatttagaaatcaaaattattttaaattgaaaataagttaaCGACATGAActaatttattaacaaaatttaaatttagaactaAATGGTTATAGATTTTGTTATACCTCATAAATtttgttataataatttttttttataatttacctTTTTTTAGAGAAGTATAgttttaaatgttattaaaaaaagcttaaaaattattttattattttaaaattataactaaaacatattaaatttaattttaaattaatttttaataccatCTAACTAATATatgagaaaaaaatatttttgtaaCAACCATATTAAACATATCTTTAAATTTCTGCTAAGAGTagtaacaaattaaaattaaaaataaagtaaaattaattaaaattaaattaatcataAGTAAATTGAAATCAACTAATTTGATTTTAGGCtagaatgaaattttataaaaaaaagtaaaaattaaaaacaaatacAACCATTGAATTTGATTGAATCGATATCCAAATCAAATTACAACAGAAAATATAGAGAACCTTACAATTCCTATTCATATTGATGTTGCATGGGATTCTTAGGCTGGAATCTAATCGGATGTGCCTAAAACCAAAGGGAAACGATAAAGTCGGTGGCCTAAGCTAGGCCATTCCAACGAGTAAATGCTAAGAGAgcaaatacaaataagaaaagagtaaagaaTGACGTACTTTTGAATATTGATGTGAGCTCTATTTATAGAGTAAAGAATAATGTCCTTTTCTAGATGAATTGAGATTTAGCTTACTCACACCAACTCATTTGATTCCACATTTTACAGATATATTACCTGATATGTTCTATATATTGTAGAATATGATTCTTTTAATATAattagaaaattggagaaaaatgaaaaatccaaCAATTGATTCTGACTTGGCctgatattatttttaatattttggaCTCATTGCAAACTCACACACCAACAGCTGCAAGAAACCCACAGATGCATCAGATATCAAATAGCCAGAACCCAACTTGCCCAGGAGAGCAGGAAAGAAAGAGAAGCCCACAACTCAACCAAAACTTCATTTAGACAAAGCATCGAACACTTAAAAGTTATCTCAAAAAACAACAAAATGCAGAAGAAGATTCAAGGAGAGAGCCCAGCAACAGAAACGAGACAGCTCAACAATCCATTTTAAGGAccaaaaaattaatcaaatagcTCTAGCAAGAGGATCACAAAATAAAAATTCCACCAATGAAAAAACAACCGAGCAGGCGAAGACCATCAAAATACTTCTAAGCAGAGGACTGCAAAAGCACCCTTAAAAGAATTGCAATCATTTAGACCCGACGCTGGACACCTCTTTGTAATTAATCAAAGAGGTGTGTGGGGAGCATTGGGCGGTAGGCATGCAAATGACATTTTGCTTTTACCTCTTTGATGATCTTGTCAATTTAGTTAATATGGAAAATAatgaaggatttttttttttccatgggttgttcaaaattctcaaaattagTGCTTCAGTTTGTATCATCAAAATCTTATATTTTAGTGTATCTTCTTCAATTTCCCTGTTCAGACACATGAGGCTTTAATGGGTGTTGCTGATATCATCTCCTTCAAACACACCTGAAATTTCTTTTTGCTTAAAATCTTGAGGCTCGACACTGGGAATTGAAATTTTCATGTGTGTTGCATTTTGGCCCCTTTACAAGCTTTCCTCCGGACTCTTTGTTGGCTGCAGCAAGTCCAAATTTGCGGGGCATCTTTCTCTTTGTTTTGATTAGTTTCTAAGTTTTGTTTTCATGGTCTTGCTTTGAAGTTAATCTTTTCATTTTGCATTcatcagatttttcagattttttcACTTAATATTTCAAGTCTAGATTGAGTTCTTGAGTTATCTGGTGATCACGACAAGGAGTGATGACGCCACACATCATCAACAAGGTCATGGATGTGCTTCAAATTGAAGCAAACATTGGTGTAACGGCCAAGTATTTGGAGATAGGCGCAACTTTGTTCAGTTTGAAACGCCTATATATAGTTAAAATGAAAATAGGTGACAATGTCTAACAATTTACCAATAAATTTCAGAATCCGTTGACAAATTagaaatgaattttaaaatttattgataaattgtataattttattcaatttattaAGGGATTATAAATATTTCAATGATGTTTGGCAATTCAatattatcttaattttttttataaatatttactgAAGTAATTATGTTTACAACATAAATATATGATTGTTGCACTTATTTTATATAGACATTTTAAGGTAGTTTTACATCCATTTTgctcttatattttagtatattttatattttagctttattttagcttatttgttaactttagttactttatatttgatttttgtaattttattatttttaataggtttttgtggcaaattgagggtcaatgagtgtattaggaagtgatttgaagaaatttggaattccctaagcatggaggaaaagttgaagaaatcaagccttgaaaaagttaaccgaaatttgcttgagactttgcttatgatgctGCTCAAggtatgtcatattgcttaaccttaagcccgGGCGAGCCGCAAGTCAAGCACAGCTTAAATCCTAcacattcaagctttcatcctaaaacctgccgagaattgcttaagatcctgcttgagatcctgcttagggtaagcagcaGTGCTTAAAGTGCAACACAGGTCAAGCTAAAAgttaagcatgagcagaaaaactcattttattccaaacctgccgagatttgctgagggtctgcttaaccttaagcagacagtgcaaccACAGGCCAAAAATTGctgaagaagctgcttagggtaagcagtaccctaagcagactgcccaaaaCGTGAATATCTCTACTGACCTGGATATTTTtatacctcatttcctatccactccttggctcttatctatttttagggtaacttttgggaccatataaaaacatcattttctagtttttgccacaaAAAGTAAGGAGAGAaaacaataagaaaaaaaagaaaagaaaaattacaaaGATAGAAGGGAAAAGGGTGCCATCAATTCTGCAGAAGAGGAGCTGCTGCAGCCATTTCTGAAAGCTCCAAGACTCAGAGTTTTTAGTCCCtatacctgggtttttctatttttagtccccTTATCATGTTTttgtttacttttccatcaatctcttttgtaaataccaacatgagtgagtaaactctttggattttagagttgagaaacatgttttagattaatttgtagaTTTAGACTGGttatttctatattttatataaatatgagttttgattcttccCTTGTgggcttgatttacttgcctaatgttggtacccattgagtATTGTGTTAATATTTGATTGAATGATCGAAAGATGAAGATCATTAATAAATAATCAAGGATtgaaacttaaaatcacctagatttagaaataaactaggattttaagggGAATTAataattggttacaaaacttaaggggttttaaattaatcaaatatcgtacgaaagtcggtttggttattttaaaatacactttggtttgcttgaaaaagatatcaaaggaatttagaatcaatcaccttcaaactttattttcccttaaaattggaatacccaagacaaatcccaattaatttatgcataaaccctccAACTTTGGAATCATTTTcatcataattagactttgatttaaattaaccgttattaatttagttcaattgcatcttgatttagaatttatttgcttgctctttacccattccaattagaatcatcaatttactttgctcatttacatttatcaTTTACTCATCAATCATTAGCcgaaataatcgcttcattcatagtttggtattcAAACGACAAATCCTTGTAAGAAtgatactttacttatcactctattacttgatacgacccgtatacttgcgaacacgcatcaagtttttggcgccattgccggggatttatttttgtttgatattgaacgattgtttttttggttaatttgggtattttatttttatttttatttttatttttatttttaatttcttttaccattttactttgagaatttatttattttgttttttaggtacttttattttatgagaaggacaaaaagagaagaaatcaatttattctttgatccagaaatagaaaagacagcaagagctttaagagcagaagctaagaggagaaaagctgaatttaaagctcaacaacaacaagaaagagaaCAAGGGCAAGAACAACTACAggaagaaatggccaacaacaataacaatcattctgtgaaggatcatgcctatgCTAACATTtgggatttcatgccaagtattacaagaccaagagtagaagctaataattttgaattgaagccTGCACTATATCAGATGATACAACAATCACAATTTCGGGgaagtccaagtgaaagtccacatgttcatctagcacactttcttgagatcagtgatatgttgaagataaatggagtttctgatgatgcaattcgacttaGATTATTCCCTTTCTctttgaaggaccgagctagagagtgattacattctttgccaccgggttctatcacaacatgggatgaactttctcaagtatttttagctcaatattttccaccaagcaaaacagctaagctaagaaatgagctgacttctttgaaacctagagatgatgagagcttgtatgaagcatgggagaggtacaaggatttgcaaaggagatgtccacatcatgggattcctaagtggatgcttgttcaacacttttacaatggagtttcaccagctattagaagtacaattgatgcatctagtagaggtgatcttatggagaaatctaAAGATGAAGTCTTTTCTGCTttagataaaattgcttataacaactaccagtggagttgtgagaggaatgagatcaagaaaccagctggtatgtttgagcttgatgccatgaatatgattaatgctaagtttgatgctttaacaaggaagatggacaagctaagcatgaaagtagattcttcagttGGAGGTTCAAGTAATTCAGTAG
Above is a genomic segment from Hevea brasiliensis isolate MT/VB/25A 57/8 chromosome 17, ASM3005281v1, whole genome shotgun sequence containing:
- the LOC110646284 gene encoding 4-coumarate--CoA ligase 2 → MEAKIDQQEFIFRSKLPDIYIPNHLPLHTYCFEKVSQFKDNPCLINGATGDIYTYADVELISRKVAAGLDKLGIQQGDVIMLLLQNSQEFVFAFLGASYRGAISTTANPFYTPAEIAKQATASKAKLIVTQAAYAEKVKQFAKENDIKIMTTDSPPDGCLHFSELTEADENNIPAVNINPDDVVALPYSSGTTGLPKGVMLTHKGLVTSVAQQVDGDNPNLYFHEKDVILCVLPLFHIYSLNSVLLCGLRVGAAILIMQKFEIIALMELVQKYKVTIAPFVPPIVLAIAKSPVVDEYDLSSIRTVMSGAAPMGKELEDTVRAKLPNAKLGQGYGMTEAGPVLSMCLAFAKEPFEIKSGACGTVVRNAEMKIVDPETGNSLPRNQTGEICIRGSQIMKGYLNDPEATVNTIDKEGWLHTGDVGYIDDDDELFIVDRLKELIKYKGFQVAPAELEAMLIAHPSISDAAVVPMKDEAAGEVPVAFVVRSNGCKVTEDEIKQYISKQVIFYKRINRVFFTEAIPKAPSGKILRKDLRAKLIAGVPN